CGATCACCCGCAGCTCGGGTGCCCCGCCGGCGCCGAGCCCCACGCAGCCGGCACCGACGCAGACCTCGGAGGCCCCCGGCATCCAGCTGCCGACGGACCTGCCGTCGCTGCCGTCCCTGCCGCAGGCGCCGACGGGGCAGTGACCTCGGCGCCGACCTCAGCTCCCCGCTGACCCGACCGGGCCGGTGGTGGACCCGCACCGCGCGGTCCGCCACCGGCCCGTTCCGTTCCGGGGTGGACGTGCGGCGCGCTGCGACGGACGACGGACGCGGTCACGACCTTCGGCGGTCGCCGCCCACTGGCGCCGCTGCCAGCCTGAGACCTCCCGATCGAGGAGGTTGCCGTGGACGCTCTGGTGGACGACCTGACGCTCGTGCTGCTCGACCCGTCCAGCGGGCGGTCGCTGGTGGACGGCACCCGAGCCCGCGCCGTGCTGGGGGGAGCCGTGCTGCTCGACCTGGCCCTGCGCGAGCGGCTCGTCGCCGAGCCGGCCCGGTGGGGCGGCGACAGGGTGCAGGTGCACGACCCGTCCCCGACGGGCGACGCCGTCCTCGACCACGCCCTGGCGCGCCTCGGGACCCGGCGCACGGCGGCGAGCACCGCGGTCACGCGGATCTCCGGCGGGCGGACCGGGCAGCTCGTGCGCGAGAGGCTCGCCGCCCGCGGCGCCGTCCGGCACGAACCGGGCGGGTTCCTGCGGTTCTCGAGGGAGCACCCCGACCCGGCGGTGCGGGAGCCGCTCGTCGCGGCCGTCGCCGCCGCGCTGCAGGGCACGCGGCCCGTCACCGCGCGGACGGCGGCCCTGGTGTCCCTCGTCCACTCCGTGGGGGCCGTGGGCAAGGTCGCTCCGGGGCACGGCTGGTCCCGCAAGGAGCTCGACGCCCGCGTGGCGTCCGTCGCCAAGACCCTCGACGACGGTCAGTGGGCCGGCAGCGCCGTCGCGGCGGCCGTCCGGTCCGCGCAGGCCGCCGTCACCGCCGCGATCGTCGCCAGCACCTCGGCGGCCACGGCGGGGGCCGCGTCGAGCTAGGGGTCAGGCCTGGAGGCGGGCCTTCACCGCACCGGACAGCCGCTTGCCGTCGGCGCGACCGGCGACCTTCGGCTTGAGCTGCGACATGACCGCACCCATGGCGCCCATGCCCGTCAGGCCCTCGCCCGTGGCGACGAGGACGGCCTCGTCGACGAGCTCGGTGAGCTCCTCGTCGGTCAGCGGGGTCGGCAGGTAGGTCTCGATGACGCCCAGCTCGCCGCGCTCGCGCTCGGCCTGCTCGACCCGGCCGGCGCCGTCGTAGGCCTCCGCCGCCTCGCGCCGCTTCTTGGCCTCGCGCTGCAGGACGGTGACGACCTCCTCGTCGGACAGCGTGCGCGCCGACTTCCCGGCGACCTCCTCGCCGCGGACGGCGGTGAGCACCATGCGCAGGGTGGCCGACCGCAGCTCGTCGCGAGCCTTCATGGCGGTGGTCAGGTCGGTCTGCAGGGTGTCCTTGAGGGTGTCGCTCATGAGGGCGATCCTCCCACCCCCGTCGAGCCGTTTCCCGGCCGCGCGGGAGGATGACCGGATGCCCAGCGCTGCCGGAGTCCTCAAGGCCACCGCCGGAACCGTCGGCCTCGCCGCCCTCGCCACGGGGGCCGGCCTCGGGTACGCGGCCGGGTACGAGGTGCGGGCCTTCGCCCTGCGCCACGCCGTCGTCCCGGTGCTGCCCGTCGGCGCCCGGCCGCTGCGGGTCCTGCACCTGTCCGACCTGCACCTCGTGCCGCGCCAGCACCGCAAGCGCGAGTGGGTCGCGGCCCTGGCCGACCTCGAGCCGGACCTCGTCGTCAGCACCGGTGACAACCTCGCCTCCCTCGACGCCGTTCCCGCGGTGCTGGAGACGTACGCGGGGCTGCTGCGCAGGCCCGGGGTGTTCGTCCTGGGCTCCAACGACTACTGGGCGCCGCGGCCGCGCAACTGGGCCCGCTACCTCAAGGGCCCCTCGAGGATCCCCATGCCCGAGGAGATCCCGCGGCTGCCCACGGACGACCTCGTCCGCGGCTTCACCGACGCCGGCTGGGTCGACCTCGACAACGTGCGGACGCGGCTGACCGTGGCCGGGCTGGACCTGGAGTTCGTCGGTGTCGACGACCCGCACCTGCGCTACGACCGGTACCACGACGTCGCGGGCGGAGCCGCCGCCGACGCGGACCTCACCATCGGCGTCACCCACGCCCCCTACCGCCGCACCCTCGACGCCATGACGGCCGACGAGGCGGGGTTGATCCTCGCCGGCCACACGCACGGCGGGCAGCTCTGCGTGCCGGGCTTCGGGGCGCTCGTGACCAACTGCGACATCCCGCGGAAGCAGGTGTCCGGACTGTCCCGGTGGTCGGCCGCCGGCCACGACGCGTGGCTGCACGTCTCCGCCGGCTTGGGGACGTCCCCCTACGCCCCGGTCCGGTTCGCGTGCCGTCCCGAGGCGACGCTGCTGGAGCTCGTGCCGGTGCGCTGACCTCCGGACGGGTGGGTACTGGTTCGGAGCACCGTCCCGCGTGGGCTACTCTTGTCGAGGTCGTTCACGCGGCCATCGGGGTGTGGCGCAGCTTGGTAGCGCGCTTCGTTCGGGACGAAGAGGCCGCAGGTTCAAATCCTGTCACCCCGACCAGCAAGACCGCAGGTCAGAGGCCCGGAACCGCAAGAACGCGGCCGGGCCTCTGACGTTGTGAGTGACTGACTGAGTAACTATCCCCTTGGAGGGGTCATGGCCATCACCGCTGCTTAAGCCCGAGCGCGGCTGAGTGCACTCATTGGGCCTTTGTCAGTACCGGTTCTCCAGTCGGCTCAGGACCAGGGCCGTAGCGACGATAGCGCCGATGCGCCACGGGCACAGGTTGACCCGGTGCAGAGCCCGCCAGCGGGTCCTTGGGTGGGCGATGCCGTGCTCGACCAAGGCCCGTTCGGCGCTGACGTAGGAGTTCCAGCCCCGGGTGCTGGAGTCAAGAACCTGCCCAGCCATGGGACGGCGAACGGGCACTCGGGTACCGGCCCCAGCGCCGGTGTACGCCTTGTCGGCCAAGGTGGGGACACCTTCACGAGCAGCGACGTACAACGCCGGCAGAGCGTGTAAGCGGGCCGCGGTCAGGTCATGGGTGCAGCCCGGCTCCACGGGCGAGACCCACATCGGCCGCCTTTCAACATCGATGAGGACTTAGACCAGACCGCCGTGCTGACGGTGCTTTCCGGAGTACCAGCGGTCACGCGGGCTCCCGGGGTCGCGGATGCAGTCGGTGTCGATCAGCGTGCCATCGAGCAACAGATGCTCCTCGCCCCGAGCCACGGCTGCGACTACGACGTCGGGCAGCGCCGGCGCCTGGGCGGCGAGCACGTCGAGTGCGTCATGGACTTAGCAGTGGGCGGTACTAAGCGAGACGTTGTCATCTCGGGCGAGGTTGGCCACCGCAGCGCGCTGGCGCATGAACCGCAACAGGACGACCACCTGCGCGAAGCATCCCAATCCTCGCTGGCCTCGCAGGTCCCGACCGCCAGGCGCTGGGCGGGGAGCAGGCGGGCGATCGCCTGAGCGAGGTCATGGGAGACCTCGAGGCGGGCACGGTAGACGAGCACGAGGCGTTTTGACCGGTGCGTCGGCTGAGCCTGGTCGCCGCCATCGTGACCGCCCAGGCCCTACGTGCCCCACGCCTCCGGCGCCGCCCCTCCCGGCGCTGATCATGTTGCCTCTGGCAGAGCCTCAGTCCACGACCAGCCACCGACATCCTGAAAAGTCCCACAACATGGTCACATAGTGTGCATGATGAGTTACATGGAGTATGGACATAGTCGAACTGTAGATGCTGCTGCCCTTCTGCTCAAAGAACATGCGTTCCCAAAAGCACCGCTCGAAGAGATCACGTCAATAGCTGCGGCTGCTCTAAGGCCTGACCCAAGAATTTTTCCCGGAGAGTTTGTCGGTCGAGCACGAGACGTTCTCCGTGCGATGGCTCAACAACTTTATGCGCCTTCCGCTCAAGACAACTTGCTACGGCGAACGGCCGAAGCCGCTGAGCGGTCACGCCTAGCTATCGCACTAGGGCTCGATAAAGGCTGCGATCCCGAAATTGGTCCACGCGTCGCTGAGGTTGTGGCCCATGCATTGGGGGAACAGCCAGTAGGCGATGTGGAGGAGGTAGGAGCGGCGGACGCGTTGGCGTTGTGGGTCTTGGGGCGCTTGGCCCACGAGTCGGCCTTGACTCATCACACGCGCCAGTACCTCACGGGACGTGGAGCCGAGCAGGGCTTGCGGGCGGTGACCTGGATGCACCGATGGAATGATCACTTCGAGCAGGACAGAATTCGCGACATTCACCTATTGCTGTCAGGGTTCCCCATGGCCAAAGAGTGCGCTCTTAGCCTTCTGCAGGGCGGGCAACTGGAACAGTCCTCTAAGCCATTCTTCCTGCAGGCCCTTAAACAGTGCGGGGATGCCGCGGAGATAGATAAGGTTGAAGCATACTGCCAACTGCTTTTCGACGTGCCTTTGACATTTCGCTGGTGCGACGCTCCCCGGGATTCCACGGCGATCCATCTGGTGGCAAGCGCTCAAGCGGCGGCGCGGCCTCGCATTGAAATCTATCACGCAGGTGACCGGTTGTTTCCTCTACAAGGTCCGGGCATATCCTTTTCCTTACTGGCGGGCAGTCTTGATCTCGCAGGACCGGACGCCTCTTCCGCTTGGCATGAAAAGGCCGTCTTGGAGGCGGCGAAGAAGTTAGCCGGTAAACATGCGTTTGTGCGTGCAGGGGTCGCCTGGCACCGC
The sequence above is a segment of the Kineococcus endophyticus genome. Coding sequences within it:
- a CDS encoding metallophosphoesterase; the protein is MPSAAGVLKATAGTVGLAALATGAGLGYAAGYEVRAFALRHAVVPVLPVGARPLRVLHLSDLHLVPRQHRKREWVAALADLEPDLVVSTGDNLASLDAVPAVLETYAGLLRRPGVFVLGSNDYWAPRPRNWARYLKGPSRIPMPEEIPRLPTDDLVRGFTDAGWVDLDNVRTRLTVAGLDLEFVGVDDPHLRYDRYHDVAGGAAADADLTIGVTHAPYRRTLDAMTADEAGLILAGHTHGGQLCVPGFGALVTNCDIPRKQVSGLSRWSAAGHDAWLHVSAGLGTSPYAPVRFACRPEATLLELVPVR
- a CDS encoding GOLPH3/VPS74 family protein; its protein translation is MDALVDDLTLVLLDPSSGRSLVDGTRARAVLGGAVLLDLALRERLVAEPARWGGDRVQVHDPSPTGDAVLDHALARLGTRRTAASTAVTRISGGRTGQLVRERLAARGAVRHEPGGFLRFSREHPDPAVREPLVAAVAAALQGTRPVTARTAALVSLVHSVGAVGKVAPGHGWSRKELDARVASVAKTLDDGQWAGSAVAAAVRSAQAAVTAAIVASTSAATAGAASS
- a CDS encoding GatB/YqeY domain-containing protein, which produces MSDTLKDTLQTDLTTAMKARDELRSATLRMVLTAVRGEEVAGKSARTLSDEEVVTVLQREAKKRREAAEAYDGAGRVEQAERERGELGVIETYLPTPLTDEELTELVDEAVLVATGEGLTGMGAMGAVMSQLKPKVAGRADGKRLSGAVKARLQA